ACCCTGAATTTATGACTCTGTTAAAgaatttcagcttttaaaaaaaataaatatgaaagtgTTGTGTTGGAGCCTCTACAATGTGAAACGAATGTAAAAACATCTGTCTTACTGTTTGAGTGTCCAATCTGAACTGTTGCGATTTATATTTGAATCCATGTTTTTGCCTGTTTACCTGCGTTTGTCTTCGGCAGCTCTCTGTGTGGGAAGGTGACGTCAGTGTAGGACACGTCAGCATCCACTTTAGCTGCAGAGCAGAATTTTCTACGTCAATTAAACAGCAGCTGGTTTCCAATATAGACATTTCATTAAATCAACTTAGTCCTATTGTAGGAGGGAAAGGATAAATATTATAGAAAGTGTTTCATTTGTGCCTTATTggtattatttagattttaatacattttcttattaGTAGGAATGGATGGTATTGATCCTCTTGGTTGGTGATTTCTCTCCAAGTTTTCAAGCGCTCAAAAAAACCCACATCCGTACTATTTGGcaaaacaatagttttttttgctAAGTGtaatctgcattaaaaaaagtcacttGATTTATAAGAAATGAGGCTGACCTCTGATCTTCCTCCTGAGGCACAGCAGCATCCCACAGACAAACAAGAGGCAGGTGGCAACCACAGGAAGTAACACGTATATGGGATGAAAGTGAAAGGAGTCTAGCTCGCATCCTTCGGCGACATACGAgtgaggggggggaaaaaaacagtttggtttagaggttagaaaaaaaagccaagaaTGAGTGGATGACTCCCACCAACGCGTTCATCAGAAATGCACTGAAACTCATCGCGATATTTCCATCCCACCTCTGACTGACAGCCAGCTCTCTGGGGATTCCCCTGCTCCAGTGATGCTGCATTTGTAGAGACCCTCATCAGACTCGGAAACATCTCGGACTGCAATGCTCCCAGTCGAGCTGCTTCCGATCAGGAGGCCGTTTTTGTAAAACTTGGTGAagttggaggaggaagaggcgtCGCTGTGGATGCAGCGCAGAATCACTGCGTCCCCCTCGGCTACAGGAAGGACGGGACTCTGCAGGATCACAGGGCCATCTGGGCGACAGGCAggaataaataatacattacaCTTCACAATTAAAGGCTCCCTCAAAGTAAATTATCCTGACAGAATTATCTCtgggtaaaataataattcccAACAAATCTACCCACATAgcagtgttattttatttttgtcgtTCGCACATGCTATATATATCCTGCCGAAACAGCAGCAGACACATGCAAGTCCATTTATGGGTCCCATCAAAActcaaaacagacattttatagatacttttttatttttctgctgaaaatagTATTTGCTCCAATTTACTGAAGTGCAGGACATGAGTACATTTATATAGCTAATCCATGTAGCCATGTAATTCATCATCATTTGAAGGCAGAAGATTTAAGGATTATTTTATAAGaggtgaaataataataataataataaaaaacatttgatgtaAGTAGgtgaaaaaaaccctaaaattaTGGATGAATGTGTATCACTCAATTTATATTGAAGCCTCTGAATCaaagaaacaccaaaaaaatcactaaataaatctaaatatcacttaaaatagatattttgagtgtattttttgtttgtttacatcacAAAATCTTCAGCAGATAATGTTCAGTGATTCTTCTgctttaaatcagttttgttgGACCAAAACTTCAGTAATGTGCCCTGAATATATAGTCAGCCTCAGACATTCCTCAAACTGTGACAAAATCAGACCAAAAGAAGAATCTGACGGGTCGGTCCTGCCAGTTTCATAATGACCTGTCAGGAGActgtaacaaacatgttttctcctctttgaTAGAAACAGACCAAGTCGTAGTTTTCCTTTACCCACCTGTCACAGTGACATTAATGACCTCGCTGCATGCTCCGGTTCTCAACTCACACCAGTACCGTCCGCTGTCAAACAGGTAAACGGCATCTATTACATGCTGCGACCCATTTCTCTTTCCCCAGTCTGCCGTTTCGTTGCCGGCCGTGTTTCTCTTCACCGTCCAGTCGGGAGAGTTTTCACTGTCCACACAGCTCAGCGTAACTGATTCATACGGAAAGAACTGAGATCTGTTTGGGAAGATTCTCACAACAGCTGAAAGGGAAAGGAGGAGAGTTACTGTCTGAGTTTAGAAAGGTTTTAGCAACTTCTAGAACTGCTTCTGCTCAGTTACCACATCTTAGGTTCTGCTGGGCTCTTACACTCTCCAAGTGTTCTTCTTTTGCCTTTTCACCAGCTTCCCTTTTATGTGTTTCAAATCCTCCTGTTTTTATACAAGCATTTTCGTTTTTTGTTGTCCTTGGTTAGGTTCTGATCGAGAACAATGAAACACCAGAAAACCCAACACCAGATACATGTGTTGACTGACTGTTGCTTTGGCCAGTTCCAGTACGATAAATGAACATATGTTTTCACGCCTGCATTTCGATCCCTCCATCATATCTCATAAGAAAA
The window above is part of the Xiphophorus couchianus chromosome 14, X_couchianus-1.0, whole genome shotgun sequence genome. Proteins encoded here:
- the LOC114157343 gene encoding low affinity immunoglobulin gamma Fc region receptor III-like; this translates as MNFTALCAAVGGFETHKREAGEKAKEEHLESVRAQQNLRCAVVRIFPNRSQFFPYESVTLSCVDSENSPDWTVKRNTAGNETADWGKRNGSQHVIDAVYLFDSGRYWCELRTGACSEVINVTVTDGPVILQSPVLPVAEGDAVILRCIHSDASSSSNFTKFYKNGLLIGSSSTGSIAVRDVSESDEGLYKCSITGAGESPESWLSVRGCELDSFHFHPIYVLLPVVATCLLFVCGMLLCLRRKIRAKVDADVSYTDVTFPHRELPKTNAETTSELLLYSTINPGSC